Proteins encoded in a region of the Rhodococcus sp. SBT000017 genome:
- a CDS encoding ScpA family protein, which produces MTVDAADEAPIEVPADADPSKFRVRLLNFEGPFDLLLSLISQHRMDVTEVALHTVTDDFISFTKSLGADVGLDQTTEFLVVAATLLDLKAARLLPSGDVEDAEDLALLEVRDLLFARLLQYRAYKQVALLFGELEAAALRRYPRSVSVEDRYADLIPEVLLGVDPATFADIAAAAFRPKPIPQVGLDHIHQHAVSIPEQAAWLLENLQGRGLNEWASFSELVQDCEVQVEIIARFLALLELFRQQVIAFEQPEPLGDLRVSWTGKDEGPIVVTEEDYA; this is translated from the coding sequence GTGACCGTCGACGCCGCAGACGAGGCCCCGATCGAGGTTCCCGCCGACGCGGATCCGTCGAAATTCCGGGTGCGGTTGCTCAACTTCGAGGGCCCGTTCGATCTGTTGCTGTCGCTGATCAGTCAGCACCGCATGGACGTCACCGAAGTGGCGTTGCACACCGTCACCGACGATTTCATCTCGTTCACCAAGTCGCTCGGTGCCGATGTCGGCCTCGATCAGACGACGGAATTCCTCGTCGTTGCCGCGACATTGCTCGATCTCAAGGCAGCACGGTTGCTGCCCTCGGGTGATGTGGAGGACGCCGAGGATCTGGCGCTGCTCGAAGTGCGAGATCTACTGTTCGCCCGGCTACTCCAGTACCGCGCCTACAAGCAGGTCGCCCTGCTGTTCGGTGAGCTGGAAGCTGCTGCGCTACGGCGGTATCCGCGATCGGTATCGGTGGAGGACAGATACGCCGATCTGATTCCCGAGGTGCTGCTCGGCGTCGATCCGGCCACGTTCGCCGACATCGCCGCTGCCGCGTTTCGACCCAAGCCGATTCCGCAGGTGGGGCTCGATCACATTCATCAGCACGCGGTCTCGATTCCCGAGCAGGCGGCGTGGCTGCTCGAGAACCTGCAGGGCCGAGGACTGAACGAGTGGGCGTCGTTCTCCGAGTTGGTGCAGGACTGCGAGGTGCAGGTCGAAATAATCGCGCGATTCCTGGCGTTGCTGGAGCTGTTCCGGCAACAGGTGATCGCCTTCGAGCAGCCCGAGCCGCTCGGCGATCTTCGAGTGAGCTGGACCGGTAAGGACGAAGGACCCATCGTGGTCACGGAAGAGGACTACGCATGA
- the scpB gene encoding SMC-Scp complex subunit ScpB: MSVDPELELEDAENSEELDDATLASALEAVLLIVDTPASDEQLASAVGASVARVRAALTAMAAALTERASGIDLRYAGDGWRFYTRTAYAPYVERLLLDGARSKLTRAALETLAVIAYRQPLTRARVSAVRGVNVDGVMRTLLARGLISEAGTDPETNGTMYCTTELFLERLGLASLGDLPELAPLLPGVDLIDEISDSMDTDPRTTRSTKNRGSKPDPAAELDSDD, translated from the coding sequence ATGAGTGTCGACCCAGAACTCGAGCTCGAGGACGCCGAAAATTCCGAGGAGCTCGACGACGCGACCCTCGCCTCGGCTCTCGAAGCCGTGTTGCTGATCGTCGACACACCGGCCTCGGACGAGCAGCTCGCCTCGGCCGTGGGTGCGTCGGTGGCCCGCGTGCGCGCAGCATTGACGGCGATGGCCGCTGCACTGACCGAACGAGCCAGCGGAATCGACCTTCGCTACGCCGGTGACGGATGGCGTTTCTACACCCGAACCGCCTATGCGCCGTACGTCGAACGGCTGCTTCTGGACGGCGCTCGGTCCAAGCTCACACGCGCGGCATTGGAAACCCTGGCCGTGATCGCATATCGTCAACCGTTGACCCGCGCGCGAGTCAGCGCCGTGCGAGGAGTCAATGTCGATGGAGTGATGCGTACGTTGCTCGCCCGTGGACTGATCTCTGAAGCAGGAACGGACCCGGAGACGAACGGCACGATGTACTGCACCACCGAGTTGTTCCTCGAACGGCTCGGGCTCGCATCGCTCGGTGATCTACCCGAACTGGCACCGCTGTTGCCGGGTGTGGACCTGATCGACGAGATCAGTGACAGCATGGACACCGACCCGAGAACGACCCGCTCCACCAAGAACCGCGGATCGAAACCCGATCCGGCAGCCGAGCTCGACTCGGA